One part of the Ralstonia pickettii genome encodes these proteins:
- a CDS encoding DUF3025 domain-containing protein, whose amino-acid sequence MAADLGAIDWGHPAFAPLAAIGAPIADAISRGADLRDALNAQPAAQAIRTCSGHALRFVPQDALPAGIAYEAHIAATGQVPTRDNLHDFFNALIWLHWPRAKAALNARQARAITQDGIGAARGTVRDAATLFDENALIFVHTEDAPERRLTGFDWRGLFVEGRAAWGATCAVLPFGHAVLEKLVAPYKSITAHAWPVHVAALPADRLSLDAALAATLLHADLAPGNFRPLPVMGIPGWCDANEDAGFYLDTTVFRPGRRRFLPEQC is encoded by the coding sequence CTGGCCGCTGATCTCGGTGCGATCGACTGGGGCCATCCGGCGTTCGCACCGCTCGCTGCAATCGGCGCGCCGATTGCAGACGCAATCTCACGGGGCGCCGATCTTCGCGACGCGCTGAACGCGCAGCCGGCGGCACAAGCGATCCGCACGTGCAGCGGCCATGCTCTGCGCTTCGTCCCGCAAGATGCACTGCCGGCCGGCATCGCTTACGAAGCACACATCGCCGCCACCGGCCAGGTGCCGACGCGGGACAATCTCCACGACTTTTTCAACGCCCTGATCTGGCTGCATTGGCCGCGTGCGAAGGCAGCACTCAACGCGCGCCAGGCGCGGGCGATTACGCAGGACGGGATTGGCGCGGCACGCGGCACCGTCCGCGATGCCGCCACGCTGTTCGACGAAAACGCCCTGATCTTCGTGCACACCGAAGACGCGCCGGAGCGCCGCCTGACCGGGTTCGACTGGCGTGGCTTATTCGTCGAGGGCAGGGCAGCGTGGGGCGCCACGTGCGCGGTTCTGCCCTTCGGCCATGCAGTCTTGGAAAAGCTGGTCGCGCCTTACAAGTCGATCACTGCGCATGCGTGGCCGGTACACGTGGCCGCGTTGCCGGCGGACCGCCTGTCGCTCGACGCTGCGCTGGCCGCGACGCTCCTGCACGCCGATCTCGCGCCGGGCAATTTCCGCCCGTTGCCCGTCATGGGGATCCCCGGGTGGTGCGATGCCAACGAAGACGCCGGCTTCTATCTGGACACGACAGTCTTTCGCCCGGGCCGGCGGCGATTCTTACCTGAACAGTGCTAG
- a CDS encoding OsmC family protein, which yields MDCTVSWTGPDGMAFLAETGSGHLVTMDGAPDGGGRNLAPRPMEMVLLGTGGCTAYDVVLILKRGRQDVQGCSVKLHADRAETDPKVFTRIHFTFTVTGRNLKRETVERAVQLSHEKYCSASIMLAKTAEITHSLELVDLATQPTASE from the coding sequence ATGGACTGCACAGTGAGCTGGACCGGCCCGGACGGCATGGCCTTTTTGGCGGAAACCGGCAGCGGCCACCTCGTCACGATGGATGGTGCGCCGGACGGGGGTGGCCGCAATTTGGCACCGCGCCCCATGGAAATGGTCTTACTGGGCACCGGCGGCTGCACAGCCTATGACGTGGTGCTGATCCTGAAGCGGGGTCGCCAGGACGTGCAGGGCTGCAGCGTCAAGCTGCACGCCGACCGCGCCGAGACCGACCCCAAGGTCTTCACGCGCATCCACTTCACCTTCACGGTAACGGGGCGCAATCTGAAACGGGAAACGGTGGAGCGCGCGGTGCAGCTTTCGCACGAGAAGTATTGCTCGGCGTCGATCATGCTGGCCAAGACGGCCGAGATTACGCACTCGTTGGAACTGGTGGACCTGGCCACGCAGCCAACGGCATCGGAATAA
- the rplM gene encoding 50S ribosomal protein L13, which yields MKTFSAKPHEVKRDWYVIDATDKVLGRVASEVAHRLRGKHKPEFTPHVDTGDFIIVINAAKLRVTGAKTTDKKYYRHSGYPGGIYETTFGKMQQRFPGRALEKAVKGMLPKGPLGYAMIKKLKVYAEGSHPHEAQQPKALEI from the coding sequence ATGAAGACCTTTTCCGCAAAGCCCCATGAGGTGAAGCGCGATTGGTACGTGATTGACGCGACGGACAAGGTCCTCGGGCGTGTCGCCAGCGAAGTGGCACACCGACTGCGCGGCAAGCACAAGCCCGAATTCACTCCGCACGTCGATACCGGCGATTTCATCATCGTCATCAACGCAGCCAAGCTGCGCGTGACGGGCGCCAAGACGACCGACAAGAAGTACTATCGCCACTCGGGTTACCCGGGCGGTATCTACGAAACGACGTTTGGCAAGATGCAGCAGCGTTTCCCGGGCCGTGCCCTGGAAAAGGCTGTGAAGGGCATGCTGCCGAAGGGTCCGCTGGGCTACGCGATGATCAAGAAGCTGAAGGTTTACGCCGAAGGCTCGCATCCGCACGAAGCTCAGCAGCCGAAAGCGCTGGAAATCTAA
- the rpsI gene encoding 30S ribosomal protein S9 has protein sequence MIGNWNYGTGRRKSAVARVFIKSGKGDIIVNGKAINEYFARETSLMIVRQPLELTNHAATFDIKVNVVGGGETGQAGAVRHGITRALIDYDATLKPALSKAGLVTRDAREVERKKVGLRKARRAKQFSKR, from the coding sequence ATGATCGGAAACTGGAACTATGGCACCGGCCGCCGCAAGAGCGCTGTGGCACGTGTCTTCATCAAGTCCGGCAAGGGCGACATCATCGTCAACGGCAAGGCCATCAACGAGTACTTCGCTCGTGAAACCTCGCTGATGATCGTGCGTCAGCCGCTGGAACTGACCAACCACGCAGCTACGTTCGACATCAAGGTGAACGTGGTCGGTGGCGGTGAAACCGGCCAAGCCGGTGCCGTGCGTCACGGCATCACCCGCGCCCTGATCGATTACGATGCAACGCTCAAGCCCGCCCTGTCGAAGGCCGGTCTGGTGACGCGCGATGCACGTGAAGTCGAGCGTAAGAAGGTTGGTCTGCGCAAGGCCCGCCGCGCCAAGCAGTTCTCGAAGCGTTAA
- a CDS encoding DUF6776 family protein — translation MKARRLLRRASVLAPNVTVRSRLPWPVTVLLVAVVLGLAAAAALWAFEEGRRLTGPHDADLRAMNRELAAKLAAVQAERDKLSASAGTVDARLGIAEGAQAQMAEQLKALETENAQLKEDLAFFDSLLPAPTNSAGIYVRSFRIAPDEAQPTRMRFRVLLMQGGGKAFAPVSEFEGQLALTLNVVQGGKPATIDFPGAAASGSPATSARVKLTHYQRLEGWVDVPPGATVQSVMVKVLQNGKIKASQSFSI, via the coding sequence ATGAAGGCGCGTCGCTTGTTGCGTCGCGCTTCCGTGCTCGCGCCGAACGTCACTGTCCGTTCGCGCCTGCCTTGGCCAGTAACAGTTTTGCTGGTCGCGGTCGTACTGGGGCTGGCGGCAGCCGCGGCGCTGTGGGCGTTCGAAGAAGGGCGCCGCCTGACCGGGCCGCACGATGCCGATTTGCGCGCAATGAATCGCGAGCTGGCTGCCAAGTTGGCCGCCGTGCAGGCCGAGCGCGACAAGCTTTCCGCATCGGCCGGCACGGTGGATGCCCGCCTGGGGATCGCCGAAGGTGCTCAGGCGCAGATGGCCGAGCAACTCAAGGCACTGGAGACTGAAAACGCTCAGTTGAAGGAGGATCTGGCGTTCTTTGACAGTCTGTTGCCCGCCCCCACCAATTCCGCTGGTATCTACGTGCGCAGCTTCCGCATCGCGCCGGATGAGGCGCAGCCGACGCGCATGCGGTTCCGGGTTCTGCTGATGCAGGGCGGCGGCAAGGCCTTCGCGCCGGTGTCCGAATTCGAGGGGCAGCTGGCGCTCACGCTTAACGTAGTGCAGGGTGGCAAACCTGCTACGATCGATTTCCCGGGCGCCGCAGCGAGCGGATCACCTGCGACCAGCGCCCGCGTCAAGCTCACGCACTACCAGCGCCTCGAGGGCTGGGTGGACGTGCCCCCCGGCGCCACGGTGCAATCGGTGATGGTGAAAGTGCTGCAGAACGGCAAGATCAAAGCGAGCCAGAGTTTTTCCATCTGA
- a CDS encoding bactofilin family protein encodes MLFGKKKGLAIETLLGARTKLEGDLRFSGGLRIDGEIKGNIYGDPDKPSMLVITDSARVEGEVHVGHLILNGTVVGPVHVAELLELQPKARIEGNVQYAALEMHQGAVVMGTLTHAAPGDVKLLPNLKLASNQD; translated from the coding sequence ATGCTGTTTGGCAAAAAGAAAGGGCTAGCGATCGAAACGCTACTGGGTGCCCGTACCAAGCTGGAGGGGGATCTGCGTTTCTCGGGCGGTCTGCGGATTGATGGCGAGATCAAGGGCAACATCTACGGCGATCCTGACAAGCCCAGCATGTTGGTGATTACCGACAGTGCGCGTGTCGAGGGGGAGGTGCACGTCGGCCATCTGATCCTGAACGGGACGGTGGTTGGCCCGGTGCACGTGGCGGAGCTGCTGGAACTGCAGCCGAAGGCGCGCATTGAGGGCAACGTGCAGTATGCGGCGCTGGAAATGCACCAGGGCGCAGTCGTCATGGGCACGCTGACGCACGCGGCGCCTGGCGATGTGAAGCTGCTGCCCAACCTCAAGCTGGCCTCCAACCAGGATTGA
- the erpA gene encoding iron-sulfur cluster insertion protein ErpA — protein sequence MNAVAQAATPDVNEVPAPLVFTDSAADKVKQLIEEEGNPELKLRVFVQGGGCSGFQYGFTFDEETNEDDTTMTKNGVSLLIDSMSYQYLVGAEIDYKEDINGAQFVIKNPNASTTCGCGSSFSV from the coding sequence ATGAACGCAGTCGCGCAGGCAGCCACGCCCGATGTGAACGAGGTTCCGGCTCCGCTGGTCTTTACAGACAGCGCTGCGGACAAGGTCAAGCAACTGATTGAAGAAGAAGGTAACCCAGAGTTGAAGCTGCGCGTGTTCGTGCAAGGCGGCGGGTGCTCGGGTTTCCAGTATGGCTTCACCTTTGACGAAGAGACCAACGAAGACGATACGACCATGACGAAGAATGGCGTCTCGCTCTTGATCGACTCGATGAGCTACCAATACCTGGTGGGCGCCGAGATCGACTACAAGGAAGACATCAACGGCGCGCAGTTCGTCATCAAGAACCCGAATGCTTCGACCACGTGTGGTTGCGGTTCGTCGTTCTCGGTCTGA
- a CDS encoding anhydro-N-acetylmuramic acid kinase, producing the protein MSHPNHTALSTDRYIGLMSGTSLDGVDGVLADFSGETPTVLADAYVPFSPELRQRFLDLQHAGHDEIHREALAANALAMAYADCVARLLAATGLAAQDVRAIGAHGQTIRHQPGTHDGIGYTRQTQHPAVLAERTGIDVIADFRSRDIAAGGQGAPLVPALHRALFGLPDAWRVVCNIGGIANLTILPPQASNARDAVLGFDCGPGNALMDYWVHMHRDTRYDADGAWARSGHVDEMLLVRLKAEPFFAALPPKSTGRDLFNPAWLQQILGDALNTARPEDVQATLLALTADTITDAVRTHAPQAASLLVCGGGARNGALMARIAQQLPGVQVAPTEVFGVPAHHVEALAFAWLARQCVLRAHGNLHTATGASGGRILGAIYPA; encoded by the coding sequence ATGAGCCATCCGAACCACACCGCACTCTCTACCGATCGCTACATCGGCCTCATGTCGGGCACCAGCCTGGATGGCGTCGATGGCGTACTGGCGGACTTTTCCGGCGAAACCCCGACCGTCCTCGCCGACGCGTACGTGCCCTTCTCGCCCGAGTTGCGCCAGCGCTTCCTGGACCTGCAACACGCCGGCCACGACGAGATCCATCGTGAGGCGCTGGCCGCCAATGCGCTGGCCATGGCCTACGCCGACTGCGTTGCCCGACTGCTTGCCGCAACCGGCCTGGCCGCGCAGGACGTGCGGGCCATCGGCGCGCACGGGCAGACCATCCGTCATCAGCCCGGCACCCACGATGGCATCGGCTACACGCGCCAAACGCAGCACCCGGCGGTGTTGGCCGAGCGCACCGGCATCGATGTCATTGCCGATTTTCGCAGTCGCGACATCGCCGCCGGCGGCCAAGGCGCCCCCCTCGTTCCGGCACTGCATCGCGCGCTGTTCGGCCTGCCCGATGCGTGGCGAGTGGTCTGCAACATTGGCGGCATCGCCAACCTCACGATCTTGCCGCCGCAGGCCTCCAACGCGCGCGACGCCGTACTTGGCTTCGACTGCGGCCCGGGCAACGCGCTGATGGACTATTGGGTTCACATGCACCGCGATACCCGCTACGACGCCGACGGCGCCTGGGCCCGCAGCGGACACGTCGACGAGATGCTCCTTGTGCGCTTGAAGGCTGAACCGTTCTTCGCGGCGCTGCCGCCCAAGAGCACCGGCCGCGACCTGTTCAACCCGGCATGGCTGCAACAAATCCTCGGCGATGCGCTGAACACCGCGCGCCCCGAGGATGTTCAAGCCACGCTGCTCGCGCTCACGGCCGACACCATCACCGATGCCGTACGTACCCATGCGCCACAGGCGGCGTCACTACTGGTCTGTGGTGGTGGCGCCCGCAACGGCGCGCTGATGGCACGCATCGCGCAGCAATTACCGGGGGTGCAAGTCGCTCCGACGGAGGTGTTCGGTGTGCCCGCACATCACGTGGAGGCGCTCGCATTCGCGTGGCTCGCGCGCCAGTGCGTGCTCCGCGCCCACGGCAATCTGCACACCGCGACCGGCGCATCGGGCGGTCGCATCCTCGGCGCGATCTACCCGGCTTGA
- the tyrS gene encoding tyrosine--tRNA ligase, with the protein MTAFATSAASDNATPGKPKYPVTPEVAHAMEVSLRGCDELLIAAEWEQKLAKSAATGVPLRIKLGLDPTAPDIHIGHTVVLNKMRQLQDLGHQVIFLIGDFTSTIGDPSGRNATRPPLTREQIETNAQTYYRQASMVLDPSKTEIRYNSEWCDPLGARGIIQLAAKYTVARMMERDDFTKRYKAGVPISVHEFLYPLMQGYDSVALKSDLELGGTDQKFNLLVGRELQKEYGQEPQCILTMPLLVGLDGVEKMSKSKGNYVGISEAPNEMFGKLMSISDDLMWTYYTLLSFRPLAEIDLMKQEIALGRNPRDCKVMLAQEIVARFHSQADAERALEDFNHRARGGVPDDIPQIELSGAPLGIAQLLKQAGLCPSTSDANRNIEQGGVKIDGTVVSDKGLKVEAGTFVMQVGKRRFARVVLK; encoded by the coding sequence ATGACTGCATTTGCCACTTCCGCCGCTTCCGACAACGCCACGCCGGGCAAACCCAAGTATCCGGTCACCCCGGAGGTGGCGCACGCGATGGAAGTGTCGCTGCGCGGCTGCGACGAATTGCTGATCGCTGCCGAGTGGGAGCAGAAGCTGGCCAAGAGCGCCGCGACAGGTGTGCCGCTGCGCATCAAGCTGGGCCTGGATCCCACGGCGCCTGACATCCACATCGGCCACACGGTGGTGCTCAACAAGATGCGCCAGTTGCAGGATCTGGGCCACCAAGTGATTTTCCTGATCGGCGACTTCACGTCGACCATTGGTGACCCGTCCGGCCGCAACGCCACGCGCCCGCCGCTCACGCGCGAGCAGATCGAGACCAACGCGCAGACGTACTACCGCCAGGCCAGCATGGTTCTGGACCCGAGCAAGACCGAGATCCGCTACAACAGCGAGTGGTGCGACCCGCTGGGCGCGCGCGGCATCATCCAGCTCGCCGCCAAGTACACCGTCGCCCGCATGATGGAGCGCGATGACTTCACCAAGCGCTACAAGGCCGGCGTGCCGATCTCGGTGCACGAATTCCTTTACCCGCTGATGCAGGGCTACGACTCGGTCGCGCTCAAGTCCGATCTGGAACTGGGCGGCACCGACCAGAAGTTCAACCTGCTGGTCGGCCGCGAACTGCAGAAGGAATACGGCCAGGAGCCGCAGTGCATCCTGACGATGCCGCTGCTGGTGGGCCTGGACGGCGTCGAGAAGATGTCCAAGTCCAAGGGCAACTACGTCGGTATCAGTGAGGCGCCCAACGAGATGTTCGGCAAGCTGATGAGCATCTCCGACGACCTGATGTGGACGTACTACACGCTGCTGTCGTTCCGCCCCCTGGCCGAGATCGACCTGATGAAGCAAGAGATCGCGCTGGGCCGCAACCCGCGCGATTGCAAGGTGATGCTGGCGCAGGAGATCGTTGCGCGCTTCCACAGCCAGGCGGACGCCGAACGCGCCCTGGAAGACTTCAACCACCGCGCACGCGGCGGTGTGCCGGACGACATTCCGCAGATCGAGCTGTCGGGCGCACCACTGGGTATTGCACAACTGCTGAAGCAGGCTGGGCTCTGCCCGTCCACGTCGGACGCCAACCGCAACATCGAGCAGGGCGGCGTGAAGATCGACGGTACCGTCGTCAGCGACAAGGGCCTGAAGGTGGAAGCCGGCACCTTCGTGATGCAGGTCGGCAAGCGTCGCTTCGCGCGCGTGGTGCTGAAGTGA
- the dtd gene encoding D-aminoacyl-tRNA deacylase, giving the protein MIGLIQRVSEAAVRVDGRVVGEIGPGLLALVCAERGDTAAEADRLLEKLLNYRVFSDAQGKMNLPVRNIDGNGQAGGLLVVSQFTLAADTKSGTRPSFTPAAAPEDGRRLYEHFVARARAQHPIVATGEFGADMKVSLVNDGPVTFWLQIAPQAAASVAKTAAPEAAKSV; this is encoded by the coding sequence GTGATTGGCCTGATCCAGCGTGTGTCCGAGGCGGCGGTCCGTGTGGACGGCCGCGTCGTCGGCGAGATCGGACCGGGGCTGCTCGCGCTTGTCTGTGCGGAGCGCGGTGACACCGCTGCAGAGGCCGATCGTCTGCTCGAGAAGCTGCTGAACTACCGCGTCTTCTCCGACGCGCAGGGCAAGATGAACCTGCCCGTGCGCAACATCGACGGCAACGGGCAGGCGGGCGGCTTGCTGGTCGTATCGCAGTTCACGCTGGCGGCCGATACCAAGTCTGGCACACGGCCGAGCTTCACGCCCGCTGCTGCGCCGGAAGATGGGCGCCGCCTGTACGAACACTTCGTGGCGCGCGCGCGTGCCCAGCATCCCATCGTGGCAACCGGCGAGTTTGGCGCCGACATGAAGGTGTCGCTCGTCAACGATGGCCCGGTCACGTTCTGGCTGCAGATTGCGCCGCAAGCCGCTGCATCTGTTGCCAAGACTGCCGCGCCGGAAGCGGCCAAATCTGTCTGA
- a CDS encoding histidine phosphatase family protein, with amino-acid sequence MPRAAAIPLPMLQITHIVLIRHGETDWNRERRLQGQLDVPLNTQGLEQAAQLGKALARERFDAVYASDLSRAKQTARALADEVGVPVRDDAGLRERCYGQFEGLTYAEVAARHPADFDAWQNRVPEFAPPGGETLTEFHERAVETALRLIRRHPGERIALVSHGGVLDCLYRHANAMTLTEPRQHELRNASINRLSSDGHQLTVLQWGDVAHLDLLVLDEVDRRVP; translated from the coding sequence ATGCCACGCGCCGCCGCCATCCCCCTGCCGATGCTGCAGATCACCCACATCGTGCTCATCCGCCACGGCGAGACCGACTGGAACCGTGAACGGCGCCTGCAAGGCCAACTCGACGTGCCGCTGAACACGCAGGGGCTGGAGCAGGCTGCGCAGTTGGGCAAGGCACTCGCGCGCGAGCGGTTCGATGCGGTCTATGCGAGCGATCTGTCGCGCGCCAAGCAGACGGCGCGGGCGCTGGCAGATGAAGTGGGCGTGCCCGTGCGCGACGACGCCGGTTTGCGCGAGCGCTGCTACGGCCAGTTCGAAGGCCTGACCTACGCCGAAGTTGCCGCACGGCATCCCGCCGACTTTGATGCCTGGCAGAACCGCGTGCCCGAATTCGCCCCGCCCGGCGGCGAGACCCTCACTGAATTCCACGAACGTGCGGTCGAGACTGCGCTCCGGCTGATCCGTCGCCACCCCGGCGAGCGCATCGCGCTGGTCAGCCACGGCGGCGTGCTCGATTGCCTGTACCGCCACGCCAACGCCATGACGCTCACCGAGCCGCGCCAGCACGAGCTGCGCAACGCGAGCATCAACCGGCTTTCATCCGATGGTCATCAACTGACCGTGCTGCAATGGGGGGATGTCGCGCACCTGGATTTGCTGGTGCTCGACGAAGTGGACCGCCGCGTTCCTTAA
- a CDS encoding queuosine precursor transporter, with product MSAAPHHPNRTFRYYDFIMAAFVTVLLCSNLIGASKAAQVTLPVLGSVTFGAGVLFFPISYIFGDILTEVYGYGRDRRVVWAGFAALIFASFMSLVVLALPVAPFMAGYQKSLNDVFGNTPRIVAGSLIAFWCGSFANSYTLAKMKIATEGKWLWTRIVGSTVVGEAVDSSLFYVIAFYGIWPHEQVLRVAIAQYILKTGWEIVATPLTYRVVAFLKRAENEDYYDRDTNFTPFRLKV from the coding sequence ATGTCTGCCGCCCCGCACCACCCGAATCGCACGTTCCGATACTACGACTTCATCATGGCGGCCTTCGTCACAGTGCTGCTGTGCTCGAACCTGATCGGCGCGTCCAAGGCGGCGCAGGTCACGTTACCGGTGCTCGGATCGGTCACCTTCGGCGCTGGCGTGCTGTTCTTTCCAATTTCCTACATCTTCGGCGACATCCTCACCGAGGTGTACGGTTACGGGCGTGATCGGCGCGTGGTGTGGGCGGGCTTTGCCGCACTGATCTTTGCGTCGTTCATGTCGCTGGTCGTGCTGGCGCTGCCGGTGGCGCCCTTCATGGCCGGTTATCAGAAGAGCCTGAACGACGTGTTCGGCAACACGCCGCGCATCGTCGCCGGGTCGCTCATTGCGTTCTGGTGCGGCAGCTTCGCCAACAGCTACACGCTGGCGAAGATGAAGATCGCGACGGAAGGAAAATGGCTGTGGACGCGCATCGTCGGATCCACCGTGGTGGGCGAGGCGGTCGATTCGTCGCTGTTCTACGTGATCGCCTTCTACGGCATCTGGCCGCATGAACAGGTGCTGCGCGTGGCCATCGCGCAATACATCCTCAAGACCGGCTGGGAAATCGTCGCAACGCCGCTCACCTACCGCGTCGTCGCCTTCCTCAAGCGTGCGGAAAACGAGGATTACTACGACCGCGACACCAATTTCACGCCGTTCCGGCTGAAGGTTTAA
- the ruvB gene encoding Holliday junction branch migration DNA helicase RuvB, whose translation MIETDKLAAKAVSAERIISASPASPNEEAFERALRPKLLDEYVGQEKVRGQLDIFMTAAKNRSEALDHVLLFGPPGLGKTTLAHIIAREMGVNLRQTSGPVLERPGDLAALLTNLEANDVLFIDEIHRLSPVVEEILYPALEDYQIDIMIGEGPAARSVKLDLQPFTLVGATTRAGMLTNPLRDRFGIVARLEFYTPAELAKIVTRSSGLLNAHIVDEGALEIAKRSRGTPRIANRLLRRVRDFAEVKADGIITREVADAALAMLDVDAVGFDLMDRKLLEAILHKFNGGPVGIDNLAAAIGEERDTIEDVLEPYLIQQGYLQRTPRGRVATASAYQHFGLGAPKSGPVRDLWDDNQ comes from the coding sequence ATGATCGAAACCGACAAGCTCGCCGCCAAGGCTGTCTCTGCTGAGCGCATCATCTCAGCCTCCCCCGCCTCCCCCAATGAGGAGGCGTTCGAGCGGGCGCTGCGCCCCAAGCTGCTCGACGAATACGTCGGCCAGGAAAAGGTGCGCGGCCAGCTCGACATCTTCATGACCGCGGCCAAGAACCGCAGCGAAGCGCTGGACCACGTGCTGCTGTTCGGGCCGCCGGGCCTCGGCAAGACGACGCTGGCGCACATCATCGCGCGCGAAATGGGCGTCAACCTGCGCCAGACTTCCGGCCCCGTGCTGGAGCGCCCGGGCGATCTGGCCGCGCTGCTCACGAACCTCGAAGCCAACGACGTCCTCTTCATCGACGAGATTCATCGGCTCTCGCCCGTGGTGGAAGAAATCCTGTACCCGGCGCTGGAGGACTACCAGATCGACATCATGATCGGCGAGGGCCCGGCGGCGCGCTCGGTCAAGCTCGATCTGCAGCCCTTTACGCTCGTGGGCGCCACGACGCGCGCCGGCATGCTGACCAACCCGCTGCGTGATCGCTTCGGGATCGTCGCGCGTCTGGAGTTCTATACACCGGCCGAACTGGCGAAGATCGTCACGCGCTCGTCGGGGCTGCTGAACGCCCACATCGTGGACGAAGGCGCGCTTGAAATTGCGAAGCGCTCGCGCGGCACGCCCCGTATCGCCAACCGCCTGCTGCGCCGCGTGCGCGACTTCGCCGAAGTCAAGGCCGACGGCATCATCACCCGCGAAGTCGCCGATGCCGCCCTCGCCATGCTCGACGTGGATGCGGTCGGCTTCGACCTGATGGACCGCAAACTGCTCGAAGCGATCCTGCACAAGTTCAATGGCGGGCCGGTCGGCATCGACAACCTGGCAGCCGCCATCGGCGAAGAGCGCGACACCATTGAAGACGTGCTCGAGCCCTACCTGATCCAGCAAGGCTACCTGCAGCGCACGCCACGCGGCCGCGTGGCCACGGCTTCGGCATACCAGCACTTCGGGCTGGGCGCTCCGAAGAGCGGCCCGGTGCGGGACCTCTGGGACGACAACCAATAA
- the ruvA gene encoding Holliday junction branch migration protein RuvA encodes MIGRIAGTLIEKNPPHLLVDCHGVGYEIDVPMSTFYNLPATGEKVVLLTQQIVREDAHLLYGFGTAAERETFRQLIKISGIGARIALAVLSGMSVAELAQAVTLQEAGRLTRIPGIGKKTAERLLLELKGKLGADLGTVPGGPAVSDDAVDVLNALLALGYSDKEAALAIKQVPAGTGVSEGIKLALKALSKG; translated from the coding sequence ATGATCGGACGCATCGCCGGGACGCTGATCGAAAAGAACCCGCCGCACCTGCTGGTCGATTGCCACGGCGTCGGCTACGAAATCGACGTGCCGATGAGCACCTTCTACAACCTCCCCGCCACCGGCGAGAAGGTCGTCCTGCTCACGCAGCAGATCGTGCGCGAGGATGCGCACCTGCTCTACGGTTTCGGCACCGCCGCCGAACGTGAAACCTTCCGCCAGCTCATCAAGATTTCGGGCATCGGCGCCCGCATCGCGCTGGCGGTGCTGTCGGGTATGTCGGTGGCCGAACTCGCGCAGGCCGTCACGCTGCAGGAAGCCGGGCGGCTGACGCGCATCCCGGGCATCGGTAAGAAGACGGCCGAGCGCCTGCTGCTCGAACTCAAGGGCAAGCTCGGCGCCGACCTGGGTACGGTGCCCGGCGGCCCCGCCGTCTCGGACGACGCGGTCGACGTGCTCAACGCCCTGCTGGCACTAGGGTATTCCGACAAGGAAGCGGCGCTCGCCATCAAGCAGGTGCCGGCCGGCACGGGCGTATCCGAGGGGATCAAGCTGGCGCTCAAGGCGCTATCCAAAGGCTGA